In the Plasmodium gaboni strain SY75 chromosome 13, whole genome shotgun sequence genome, NNNNNNNNNNNNNNNNNNNNNNNNNNNNNNNNNNNNNNNNNNNNNNNaaaaaaaaaatatatatatatatatttatatttttatttttatattaattaaaattttttttttttttttttttttttttttttttttttgcatATAACATTATTAATTACTTGTACTTGAATTTTCCGAATTTTTTTCATGAAGTTCTCTTTTTTCTTCAGAAGAACCTTCTTCCTTTATGGACTGGTCTTCTTTAGGTAATTCAGAGAACATGAATTCATTTTGGTATTCAATTAGATATTGTGTACTTCTTTTAACatcaataaataaattatatacacGTCTAACATCTTGAACAGTAACTTCTGTTGCTTTACGTTTTTTTGAAACTAAATTTGCTAATGTAATTAAATGTAAAGCGTATCTTAAGGAGGATTCGGATGCAATTTTGcataataattcttttgCATATTCATCAATATCAACATCTTCTTCTTCTGCTCTTTGTTCTAAAATTTTAAGTATATCTTGATGTTTATATGGATAGGTTGGAATAATAAGTGTTCTATCTAATAGATCTAAAGGAATTCCATGAGGAGCTTTATAATCTGTTCCTCTTATATGTGTAATACCTCTATTTGTTGCCATAATGACTATAGGTGATTGTTCACTTTCTAAAGCTCtatttaaatatgaaaagCATTCAATATCTAGCATATGAACTTCATCAATGAATAAGACACCTGGTACAATTTCTGCTTTTTCATCTTCTTGCCATTCATTAATTTTCATATCAATATGTTCTCTgatttcattttttatttcacCTGTATCTCCAGAAAATAAAGCCAAGAACCCTTGAGTTCTACTATTAATGGCATCAATGTCATGTAAGGTAACAGTATGTACTActtcttttcttttttgtaATTCTCCCTCAGGACATTGAACAAAAAGTGTATTTGGATCCATTGCATCATAATCTTTAGATCTAGCAAATGATTTTCCAATTTTGGTAATTTTACCTGTACCTTTATCAATACATATAACATCTCCTGCAgtaatattttctttttgtaAAGCTTCTATCATTTTACTACCTAAATCATATAAGGTTTCCATTTCAGTTgtttttaatatcatttttcctaattttttatttttattatttatatctcTTTCATTAAATTTCTCTATTTCAATTTCAACAACTTCTCCTTCTATTACTTCTGATTCTTCTTTTACTCTTACACCAATAGATCTTCTAAAAGCTTGTGTCAATGCTTCTGTTTTGCTCATTTCTAGAGAATATACTTCTGAACCAGAAATATGAGTAAAGGGAGTATCTTCACCTAAAGCTTTTGCAATACCCATAGCAATGGCTGTTTTTCCAGTACCTGGTTGACCAGCTAATAAAATAGCTCTTCCACTTATTCTTCCTTCTTTAATCATTCTCAAGACAATACCAGCAGCTTTACGAGCACTCATTTGTCCAATCATACCTTCAGAACAATATCTAGCATCTAAACAATCATTTAGTCCTAATCCTCGAATGTGAGAATGTGCTCCAATTCTTTctattttttgaatatcTTTCACTTCTTCGAGCTTCATATTGTCatgaattataaaatgaatgaataaataaataaatatatatatatattaaatttttttttttttttccctaTAATAAGGGATTAATAAATTAgattaatataattatatattaaataaaaatatatattttgttttaattcaaaataggcaagatgaaaaaattaaattatatgagAAAAAATGTTTATGCTTCGAATTACCCATTAAgttgttatattataaatataaataaataaatatatatatatattattttcctacaatatttatatctttcatataaacattgttgttatatataagttattataatttaattttatatagataaaatttttaacaaaattattaagatattattataaatcATACATTTTAGcttaatttatatatatatgtatgtatatatgtatttatttctttatatggctaaattttgtttctttaattttttttatttcacTGTAAACCAATATAaaggtaaaaaaaatttatctTAATTTTTGGATaacattataaataaattatttgattaatttttcttattatatatatatatatatatatatatatatgagtaaaaaaaaagaaaaaatgtatctatttatagaatattatatgagaaaaataatatattataaattctttataaaaaatgaaaaagtAGTAGTATTCATCCAATACATATgaatgtatatatatatatattattatattctaacttttttttttttattcctatatatttttaaaatgtgttcataatatgtataaacaaagaattatacaaaattatataaagcctaataaaatatattcgaaaaaaaaaaaatggagaaaattttttttttttttttcataaaatatttatacaaaaaaaaaaaattttaaagaaatataatatgtatattatatatatatatatatatattttttaattttttttgtaattaataaattatatatatatttttaatatttttgaaattgttaaattttttattttaaaatcAGAAAGAGAATTATGTTTGTATAATGTAAATATCAATTACTTTTTAacttttaaattattagtaatgattaaaattatatgaacacatatatttatgtatctatt is a window encoding:
- a CDS encoding RuvB-like helicase 3 → MKLEEVKDIQKIERIGAHSHIRGLGLNDCLDARYCSEGMIGQMSARKAAGIVLRMIKEGRISGRAILLAGQPGTGKTAIAMGIAKALGEDTPFTHISGSEVYSLEMSKTEALTQAFRRSIGVRVKEESEVIEGEVVEIEIEKFNERDINNKNKKLGKMILKTTEMETLYDLGSKMIEALQKENITAGDVICIDKGTGKITKIGKSFARSKDYDAMDPNTLFVQCPEGELQKRKEVVHTVTLHDIDAINSRTQGFLALFSGDTGEIKNEIREHIDMKINEWQEDEKAEIVPGVLFIDEVHMLDIECFSYLNRALESEQSPIVIMATNRGITHIRGTDYKAPHGIPLDLLDRTLIIPTYPYKHQDILKILEQRAEEEDVDIDEYAKELLCKIASESSLRYALHLITLANLVSKKRKATEVTVQDVRRVYNLFIDVKRSTQYLIEYQNEFMFSELPKEDQSIKEEGSSEEKRELHEKNSENSSTSN